The proteins below are encoded in one region of Acanthochromis polyacanthus isolate Apoly-LR-REF ecotype Palm Island chromosome 4, KAUST_Apoly_ChrSc, whole genome shotgun sequence:
- the LOC110953761 gene encoding mucin-2-like: MVQNAAAQVLTRTTPTTAAPTTTTTAPTTVSSTIVPPTTAAPTTAAPITTTTKQSTAAPTTVASTTTAPTIATAVSTTTAAPATTATTTAVPTTVAPMTTTAAPSTVVSTTTNAASITTTLVTAPTTITTAPTTITSALTTTAAAPPTVKPTTTASTTAAPTATTTAPTPAASTTGASTTTAPSTAAPTTTTTASTTALPTTVAPTTTAAAPTVAPTTTAAAPTTANAAPTDTAPTSTTTAPTTAAPATGNTAPTTAASTTAAPTTVAPTTTTAASIATPTTVAPTTAAPTTTLPTIATAVSTTTAAPATLTTASTTAAPTTVAPPTTTAASIATPTTVASTTAASIATPTTVAPTTAASIATPTTVAPTTAAPTITTAVSTTTAAPTTAVPTITAAPTTAAPTITNAVSTATATPTTEVPTIVAPTSTAAPTTAAPTTTAPSNAAPTTVAPSTAAPTTVAPTTVAPTITTAVSTATAAPTTAVPTPIALSNAAPTTVTLATTTPEVPTTTPQMTPTLSTPVVQGM, from the exons ATGGTCCAGAACGCAGCAGCTCAAGTTCTGACCAGAACAA CACCAACAACTGCAGCAccaacaaccacaaccacagcaCCAACAACTGTATCATCAACAATTGTACCACCAACAACTGCAGCACCAACAACTGCAGCGCCAATAACCACAACTACAAAACAATCAACCGCAGCACCAACAACTGTAGCATCAACAACTACAGCACCGACCATTGCAACTGCAGTTTCAACCACAACTGCAGCACCAGCAaccacagcaacaacaaccGCAGTACCAACAACTGTAGCACCAATGACAACAACTGCAGCACCATCAACTGTAGTATCAACAACCACAAATGCAGCATCAATAACAACAACATTAGTTACAGCACCAACAACCATAACCACAGCACCAACAACCATAACTTCAGCACTaacaaccacagctgcagcaCCACCAACTGTAAAACCAACAACTACAGCATCAACAACGGCAGCACCAACAGCCACAACTACAGCACcaacacctgcagcatcaaCAACTGGAGCATCAACAACTACCGCACCATCAACTGCAGCAccaacaaccacaaccacagcaTCAACAACTGCATTACCAACAACTGTAGCACcaacaaccacagctgctgCACCAACTGTAGCAccaacaaccacagctgcagcaCCAACAACTGCAAATGCAGCACCAACAGATACAGCACCAACATCCACAACCACAGCACCAACTACTGCAGCACCAGCAACTGGAAATACAGCACCAACAACTGCAGCATCAACAACTGCAGCACCAACAACTGtagcaccaacaacaacaactgcagcATCAATTGCAACACCAACAACTGTAGCACCAACAACTGCAGCACCAACAACTACACTACCAACCATCGCAACTGCAGTTTCAACCACAACTGCAGCACCAGCAACCTTAACTACAGCATCAACAACTGCAGCACCAACAACTGTAGCACCACCAACAACAACTGCAGCATCAATTGCAACACCAACAACTGTAGCATCAACAACTGCAGCATCAATTGCAACACCAACAACTGTAGCACCAACAACTGCAGCATCAATTGCAACACCAACAACTGTAGCACCAACAACTGCAGCACCAACCATCACAACTGCAGTTTCAACCACAACTGCAGCACCAACTACTGCAGTACCAACaatcacagctgcaccaacaactGCAGCACCAACCATCACAAATGCAGTTTCAACTGCAACTGCAACACCAACTACTGAAGTACCAACAATTGTAGCACCAACatccacagctgcaccaactacTGCAGCACCAACAACTACAGCACCATCAAATGCGGCGCCAACAACTGTAGCACCATCAACTGCAGCACCAACAACTGTAGCACCAACTACTGTAGCACCAACCATCACAACTGCAGTTTCAACCGCAACTGCAGCACCAACTACTGCAGTACCAACACCTATAGCACTATCAAATGCAGCGCCAACAACTGTGACACTAGCAACCACCACACCTGAAGTTCCAACTACCACTCCCCAAATGACTCCAACTCTTTCAACACCCGTGGTGCAAGGTATGTGa